Below is a genomic region from uncultured Erythrobacter sp..
CTATTAGCGGCGGGGGTGCTGTCAGTCTAACGCGAACTCGTCTCCACCTAGTATAGCTCGCCCTATCCCAGTTGGTTCTCAAGCCACAAGATTTTGCCAATCAGCCAAGGCAGCTGAGCGGTTTGCTTTGTAAGTCTGTCTGTCCACGAGGTGACGGTCTAGGTTGAAGTGATTGTGGACGTTGGCGTGAACTGCAGCGAACTTCTGAAGTGATTTCATCTGTCGAAACCTCAGCATCGCTCGCTCCCTTCGTCGGAATGGAAGATGGCTATTCTCTGCCCGGTTGTTGAGCCACCTGCCCATCTCTCTGCGTTCGAGATTTCCCAGTTCGCGCATCGCTGCCGGGTAAGATTTCAGCCCGTCGGTCACGATCGTTTCTGCCTTGCCGTGCCGCTTCAATGTCTTCTTGAAGAATCGCAAAGCCGCAGATTTATCGCGTTTCTTGGTGACATAGCTTTCCAAGATCTCACCTTCGTGATCGACCGCGCGCCAAAGGTAGTGCGTCTCGCCATTGATCTTTACGAAAACCTCATCGACGTGCCAGCACCAATTTCTGAAGCCGCGCATTCTGCTGATGCGCTGGCGCTTGATATCAGCCCCAAACATCGGACCGAACCGGTTCCACCAAAACCGCACCGTTTCATGACAAATGTCGATACCTCGTTCGGCAAGCAGATCTTCGACATTCCGCAAGCTCAGCGGAAAGCGGATGTACATCATCACAACCAGACGAATGACCTCAGGCGATGAATTGAAGCGTTTGAATGGGCTGGCTGGTTTGGCTCTCGACTGACGGCTCATTCCGCGCCGCTAGCGACATCCGCCGCCAGATGCCACGTTAGTCTGACAACACCCGATAAACTCATAAAATTGCGAGATTAGCTGGCAAATGGGTTGAACAAACCTACAATTTCAAAGCCTGTCATCTTGCCCAGAAACAGGGAAAAACACGGAATTTTCGATCCCGTACTAGCCGCTAACCGCAAAGAGAAAGATGGGAGAGAGATGGCCGCTATCGCCATTTGCTCCCATTCTATAGTACGGAGTCGTGGCCGAAATCCCCCAGAACTCGGGCGTTCTGGCGGCATGAGTCTCTTATGTCTGGAAAGCGGCGGACTAGGTGGCGGAGCGGGTGGGATTCGAACCCACGATACGGGGTTACCGTATACACACTTTCCAGGCGTGCGCCTTCGACCACTCGGCCACCGCTCCGCATCTCCTGGTTGGGAATGGGCGCGGATACCCACGCATTGCCACTTTCGCAAGGCACAATCGCGTGGCAGGGTCGCGCCATGAAGAAACTGACCATCGCCATTGCCGCGCTCGCGCTACCATCGATTGTTCTGGCACAGGACGAGCCGGAGGCCGCGCCCTCGCCCAATCAGATCGTCGAGGAAGCTTCGGCGGATGAGTGGGTCGCGATTGCAGCTGAAGACCTGCTGGTGATGACGCTTGCCCCCGATGCGCAGGGGCGGGAACGCGAAGTGATCCTGCAATTGATGCCCGCACCCTTCAGCCAGGGCTGGGTGGAGAACATCCGCACGCTCGCCCGCGCCGAGTGGTATGACGGCATCTCGGTCAACCGCGTGCAGGACAATTACGTCGTCCAATGGGGCGATCCGGGGCACGACAATCCTGAGAGCGGCGAGGTGGAGACCAAGCCGCTGCCCGAGGGGCTGAATGTAATGGGGGAGGAGGATTATGTCGCGAGACCACCCTCGGCATTTTCTGGTCCTGAACAATTCGAACGCGCCGTTCTAAATGGTGCGATCGCTGGTGGATTCGACATCAACAACCCGCCTGAAGCGCCCTTCGATGCCGATGAAATGTTTTTGCGGGATAGATATTCCGCAGCCGCGATCATAGGGCGCGGCTGGGCCCTTGGTGGTTCGCGGGAGGAAGGCGTCTGGCCCGTCCATTGCTACGGCATGGTCGGTGTTGGGCGCTCCTACTCACCTGACACCGGCTCGGGCGCGGAGCTCTACACGGTGATCGGCCATGCGCCGCGCCATCTCGATCGCAATATCGCGCTGGTGGGACGGATCATCAGCGGGATGGAGCATCTCTCCTCGCTGCCGCGTGGGTCGGGCGCGTTGGGCTTCTACACCGATGAAGAGGCGGAACTGCGCACGCCGATCCAGTCCATCCGCGTCGCCGCCGACTTGCCCGCAGCCCACCAGCCGCGTTTCGAATATCTCTCCACCGAAGGGGCAACCTTCGCCCGCTATGCCGAGGCGCGCACCAACCGGCGTGACCCGTTCTTCATCGTGCCAGCCGGCGGCGCGGATATCTGCAATATCCCTGTGCCGGTGCGGGTGGTTTCGGACGATAAGGAGTGATGCCTCATATCCGTCATTGCGAAGAGGCGCAGCCGACGCGGCAATCCATGACCCGAACTTCTCAGTTCAGACTGACGGTCGATGGATTGCTTCGCTACGCTCGCAATGACGATCTACTGAACACATGACTGAAACCATCACTGCATCCCTCCCCCTGCGCCGCTGGCAGGGGGACCGCGGGACCTACCACCTTGTCAGCTTCACCGGAGCTGAGGCCGAGACGCTTGCGGGCCATGCGCTGATGCACAAGCTCGAGTTTGGCAAGCGCGGCGGGTTCGGATCGGTCAAAGTCATGGCGCGGATCGGGGAGACGGAATGGAAAACCAGCGTCTTTCCG
It encodes:
- a CDS encoding DUF1905 domain-containing protein is translated as MTETITASLPLRRWQGDRGTYHLVSFTGAEAETLAGHALMHKLEFGKRGGFGSVKVMARIGETEWKTSVFPQDKQSEWVLLVSKKVMKAEDIVAGDEVSVEVTPL
- a CDS encoding IS6 family transposase; amino-acid sequence: MSRQSRAKPASPFKRFNSSPEVIRLVVMMYIRFPLSLRNVEDLLAERGIDICHETVRFWWNRFGPMFGADIKRQRISRMRGFRNWCWHVDEVFVKINGETHYLWRAVDHEGEILESYVTKKRDKSAALRFFKKTLKRHGKAETIVTDGLKSYPAAMRELGNLERREMGRWLNNRAENSHLPFRRRERAMLRFRQMKSLQKFAAVHANVHNHFNLDRHLVDRQTYKANRSAALADWQNLVA
- a CDS encoding peptidylprolyl isomerase, whose protein sequence is MKKLTIAIAALALPSIVLAQDEPEAAPSPNQIVEEASADEWVAIAAEDLLVMTLAPDAQGREREVILQLMPAPFSQGWVENIRTLARAEWYDGISVNRVQDNYVVQWGDPGHDNPESGEVETKPLPEGLNVMGEEDYVARPPSAFSGPEQFERAVLNGAIAGGFDINNPPEAPFDADEMFLRDRYSAAAIIGRGWALGGSREEGVWPVHCYGMVGVGRSYSPDTGSGAELYTVIGHAPRHLDRNIALVGRIISGMEHLSSLPRGSGALGFYTDEEAELRTPIQSIRVAADLPAAHQPRFEYLSTEGATFARYAEARTNRRDPFFIVPAGGADICNIPVPVRVVSDDKE